Part of the Mytilus trossulus isolate FHL-02 chromosome 2, PNRI_Mtr1.1.1.hap1, whole genome shotgun sequence genome is shown below.
aaatcagtactaaaacagtactgtcaaaatcagtactgaaacagtactgtcaaaatcagtactgaaacagtactgtcaaaatcagtactgaaacagtactgacaaaatcagtactgatttcattgaaagtataacattataagttttcAGTCTTTCCTAACAGTACTGATATGCACGAGGGtagaaatgtaccaaaaaaGTATAGGTAAATTATTGGTAGTGTAGTAGCTTAACAGAGCATGGATCATTTCATTACAAGCCTGGTATTTCCTATGTGTGTTGGTTCATAAAAATTACACAAGTAGGTTAAACATGCAtatagttgggttttttttcattgaaactGTTTAGGTTAAATTATAATTAAGCAATGATCCTGTTCACAAGAGTCCAAATTGAGTCTACAAAGAAACCTATAAAACTACCACAAAATCGCATTAGCGTCCATAGAATTGCTACTCCTGGATTGGTATATGAATTTGGATGTATGTTGTCAACGAGAGAAAAACAAACTCCGCCAGGATTTCTATTGTTGTAAACTTTAACAGTGACTCCGCCATTCACTGAACTAAACTTTGTTTCATTCTGCACATCTACCCAATCCCACAGTTCTACTGCCACTCGCAGAAAGAAGTAGGGATGTTTGTTTTGGTATAGTTTCTGGTAATATCTATACACCCATAATCTTCTATTATCCAAAGAAAAGTACCTGTTTCCTCTACGTATTACTCTCATTTTTCTTATGTattctatttttgtatttccATTCACTAAATTGTCTAAGAGCTCT
Proteins encoded:
- the LOC134705110 gene encoding uncharacterized protein LOC134705110 isoform X1 yields the protein MAHRRRQHRENTMACHRRQEYERSEIQLQPSEMYFSQEYISHTFQGGGLIGELLDNLVNGNTKIEYIRKMRVIRRGNRYFSLDNRRLWVYRYYQKLYQNKHPYFFLRVAVELWDWVDVQNETKFSSVNGGVTVKVYNNRNPGGVCFSLVDNIHPNSYTNPGVAILWTLMRFCGLKRNQETFNKKVQETQMDHLGRWWKIETKTMLFII